A genomic segment from Aegilops tauschii subsp. strangulata cultivar AL8/78 chromosome 1, Aet v6.0, whole genome shotgun sequence encodes:
- the LOC109782356 gene encoding RING-H2 finger protein ATL2 gives MSTPQSGSASPATTAAAAVETSKHWAPHGPMLTACLVSINVLMIVLIFFYFWRFFSGKRGPSTPGGADEESSSTDSSPATSPRASRRLRDPEQPDIPSSLPVSVFDSSSEAAGKAAADCAVCIVEFRDGDLARLLPRCGHRFHAACVDAWLHLHSTCPLCRASVVAPAPAAAEPKNDPKDDGAECPV, from the coding sequence ATGTCAACGCCCCAGAGCGGCAGCGCGAGCCCAGCgaccacggcggcggcggcggtagaGACGAGCAAGCACTGGGCGCCGCACGGCCCGATGCTGACGGCCTGCCTCGTCAGCATCAACGTGCTAATGATAGTCCTCATCTTCTTCTACTTCTGGCGGTTCTTCTCCGGGAAGCGAGGGCCGTCTACCCCCGGAGGTGCTGATGAGGAGTCGTCATCGACCGACTCGTCTCCGGCGACCTCGCCGAGAGCGTCCAGGCGACTGCGCGACCCCGAGCAGCCGGACATCCCGTCTTCCCTGCCCGTGTCCGTGTTCGACTCCAGCAGCGAAGCCGCCGGGAAGGCGGCGGCCGACTGCGCGGTGTGCATCGTGGAGTTCCGGGACGGCgacctggcgcgcctcctccctcgCTGCGGGCACCGGTTCCACGCCGCGTGCGTCGACGCGTGGCTGCATCTACACTCCACGTGCCCGCTCTGCCGCGCCAGCGTGGTCGCCcctgcgcccgccgccgccgagcccaaGAACGACCCAAAAGACGACGGCGCGGAGTGCCCGGTGTGA